Genomic segment of Lemur catta isolate mLemCat1 chromosome 2, mLemCat1.pri, whole genome shotgun sequence:
ttttatcttggTTCATCTGGCTGgcagtttatcttttcaaaaacccaacttttcattctgttgatgctttttattgtttttttagtctctattttcttaagttctgctctgatctttattctttctttccttctgctaattttgagtttgatttattcttttctagttccttaaggtgcTTTTTTAAgcttatttgaaatgtttctacttttttgatataagcatttatTGCTATAGACTTCCCTCTTAGCAGTGCTTTTGCTGTTATCCCATAGGTTATGGTATATTGCATTTCGAGTTTTATTTGTCCtaagatttttaatatataatagatatGGGGTCTCATTTTGTCGCCCAGGCCTAGTCAGCAAATATATACTGGTGGCAATTATCTGGATGCTTTTGGTATATAATAGTGACTAATTTACTGGGAAGTTACTACTGAGCAGCAGCTTCTTAGGTATCTTTAAACAGAGACTAAAATCACTATGAAAATGTTGTTCTGGGTTCTATACCTGCATTATTTCATATCTGTAGCAGTGAATTGCATTTATACAGCTGTGTTGGCAAGGgctctgcttttatttctggagCCCGTAGATTTTTATCAAGGTAAGCATCTTATCCACATTAACCTCCCTACTTCTTTACCTAATTTAATTGTGTAGCAGATCTAATGAATATCGAAGTGTCAGTTGCTGATTCTTTGGAAGAATTAAAACCTGTGTATCTTTGGGTAAAATTTACACTGAAAGCTTTTTCTATTCCTATATCCTTTGATAGTTTGATTCATAATTTCCTTGTTACTAGCCCTTCATAAAGCACTTGAGTAGAAAGGAAACCTCTAGGACAGAGGAGTCCTACAAAAAAGGACTTCTCTGAGAACCCTATCCCATATCCTGTGGTCAAAACTAGACTGTGGTTGATGTGCCCACATCATAACGGTGCTGCAGGGAACAAAGGGAAGAATACTGTTTGTGGAACTCGTCCATTGCCATGTACATAACCCCTGGGAGGGCAGGCGTCCTATGCTTCCACAGGCTTCTAAAACCTCTTTTTGCATGAGAGCTTGCAAAGAATTGTGAAGATGCAAAATGTCAGGGTACATTTTGAAAGCCAGGGCAGCAGTCGGGAGGGATGTTAAGAGTCATAGTGTCTCAATGGTGGGTCACCTGCGGTTGAGGTCCAAAGTCCCTGGGTGAGCAGAGGGGAGAAGGCACCAAAGACAGCCccctttttccttattatttgGCCCAGGCCAGAGAGTGGGGTATTTGTCTACAGCTACCTCCTCTTCCCTAAAAAGGGAACAATAGTGTTTTAAATCTGATGTGGGGATTtcacaatcattttttttcttggtaatgtCCTACTTTGACATAATAACAAATCTGTTTATGTTTGCAAAGGATCAGCTATGGACCCTGCTTCTGGAGCAAAATCCagacaaggaattaataaatcTTCTAAAAAAGATTAACTCCTAGAGGccaggtaagaaaaaaaaaaaccaaaaaaaacctttAATCCAGATGTTGCTGATCATCTAATGCGCAAGATACAGTGAATGACCCTTTGAGAGAAAGGATCCACAGCAGGCGAACCAGAGAGAAATGATGGCAAACCCTGAGTTGGGTTAACAAAATGTATGTTCTCGAAACTTATTCTTCTGTTAAACCTACAGTTTGAAAAGGTTATTTGGTTTTTGGTTCATGACTTAATAGGAATGGGAAATTATTCTTCACTTTTGACCTGGAAGGCTACTGCTTATCCCTTTTTCCAAACACATTACCCCAACAAGGATAGTTCCCTGAGATTGTGAACtgtttgtaaaataattaaaaatctaaagagGCCTAATTAAACACTGTCAAGGTGGAAACAATGAAGTTCTAAAGTAAATGTCTTTTCATTCTGCTTTCAGACTGGCTCCCTGAACCTCATCAGCCTGGATGTTGTATACCCAGGAAAGCCACCTACGGGGAAGGAACAGTAGAGGTGATGTCTGTTTACACACCCATGACCCTTTTCGAGGCATTGCTTAGAATAAGTAAAACTAGCTTCAAATTTTCTCCTTATTTACCCCTTTCAAAACAAAACCATTAAATACATCAACCTGTATGATAATGCTTGCTTTAAAGATTTACttgaaggtttttcttttaatcgGACATTTAGTAAGTTTTTAGAGATAGTGTTGTTTTGATATTAGAACCTTTTAGTAAAATCATCATTGGCATTCCTAGCATTATTTACTGACCAGGAAGATCATTTGAAATCCCAGTTTTGATATTGGCatctaataaatattagctataattAGTTACTACACCTAATTTAAGTGTTCATCTATGTGCCTTGTAGAATTGTCTCACATGTACCAGTCACACAGACTGTATTTTTGGGGAAACATTGAAATGGAGGAGAAAAGGTTGCATCCTGTTCTGATTCAAACATTGGTGGTACAGTGGCGAGCACAGCTCCCCTTCCAGAAACCTTCCATCCTGTGGGACGAATGCTGTAAGTGAGCTCAAGCCATGTATTTATCATGGCCAAATCAGAAGTCACCTGTTCATATCTTTACCCATTGGTTTATACAGCTCTGTTGGGAGAAAGTGACTCAGCTATTCCTTCTGTTTGTAGTCTTTAGGGACAATGAACTTCTTTTTGTAGAGTCATTTATGCTTAATTCATACTTTGTTATCCAagaactttatttctcttaaactcagaaaattttaattagaaaaattaagccCCCCCCCCTTTTAGTGTAAATTTAAGTAGGAGAATTCCAGCCTATCCCCATTTGCAGTGCAGCAAACACATCTAAAATTCTTACCACCTATATTTTGTGTGTAAAATGGTGTGTTTTGTGCTCAGGAAAATCAGGTGTGTGTTTTAGAACTGACAGGAGACTGGATCTAGCCATGTAAAAGTATTTGTGGAAGCTTCTGTAAATGGAGTTTTGGCTGAAGTAAGCTATACTTTCTCCCCTCTTGCCTGGGAAGAttgctcccctccccagaggaaaGAGGAGACGTGGGAAGGACTTAAGGACTTAGGCAGCCCAGAGCTGTGGGTTCCTGCTGACAAAGTAACCTAGATCACTTTGGTTCAGCTGTAGTTTAAGGACTGCAGTCTGACAGTGGGTCCCATGGTTTAAGCTTCACTGTGTTGGCTGCACGTGCTACAGCCCAACCCTCACGGGCATCGATGTCCTAGGAAGCAGGGGACAAGGTGTCTATGCGTGGCCAGTGGGCTTCTTGGATGGTAAACAAACTCAAGGTCTCCCTTTACCTCCCTCCACCCTATTTAgaagtaaaacaaacaagcagGTCTGTCAGAGTTAAGGGGCATATTACTTTCTAAAGAAATCCCAGTAAGGAATAAGTGAATTTCTAATTTGTACTAGAAATGAATGGTAAACACCATTGTAAGACTGGATCCTGGTAGCTATTCTGACCTAAGcattagaaataaattacatcACACTAAagaaggatttagaatattatacagTCTAATTATTCTACTTGAAAAAGGGAACGTTTCTAGAGGTCAGAGTAGTAATTTCTGTGGGGAAGTAATGACCAGGAGGGGGCATGAGGGAGCAGAATAGGGAGCCAGAACTGTTTTCTAGCTTGATCTGAGTGTATTTGTTCATGTTGACGCAGCTATAGCTATATGAAAAGTTAATCAAGCCATACTGCAATTTTGAAGAGTTTATTATACGTAAGATACACGTTTACAGAAAAGCAAGCCTctaaaaacaagacaaaggagCTTTAGCAAAGgttaggttttacatttttagaacTCATTAATATACCAAGATACCAAATTCACGAGCTAGATCACAGTTACATTTTACAATGTAATCCTCTGGCTAAATGCTAATAATGACTTAAACCGAATTACAAATGCACTTATTTACTGGTGATTAAACACAATACTTGAACACAACACAATACTTAGGAACTTAAGCAGCTTGAGTAGTTGTTTAAGCTAGACAGAGCAAGAAAATTCttgtttaatatatatatttttaattccagTAATATTCTTAAATTCCTGTTTATATATAATCAACATTAAAGTCAGCAAAATGCCTTTGACTGACACCAGCACTATTTTACCACTTAGACTGGTtacacagtgattttttttttctgtcagaaGTAACTGACAAGCAGTTTAGTCCTTAAGATAAATGAAGCGATAACTCACATTGCAGCGTCTTGTGGAAAATACTCAACTACATttgaatgcttttttaaaatggagaaagctCTTGTTCCACAAGAAATTGTTTACGTAAAACTACAGGTTGGCTACGGTAACAGTAACTAAACTACATCCAACCCTGAAGGTACAAACATCCCTGACAAGAAATACACAGCCTCGTTGTAATACACCATATAAAGGTTAcagtcttatttaaaaaaaattctcccaaTTTGGAGACATGCAAACCTTTTCATAGTTCCCTTCTCTAAGCAGTGCCACATAAAGTTATTTAGTTAACATTATGATCATGGCTTACAATTAAATTCCATATGACAAACACTTATATATAGCAGCTGTCATTTTGGATGTTGGCTATGACAATATTTGCAGTTTGATTAAAGAACACACGTTCATTACATTTGGTACAAAGCACGAACACACTTCACGAAAGATTGGCACAATACATGTAGTTCGAGAATGCTCTCAGCTCAAGCCAGTCATCACCGAATAAGCCATATTCTCAGCCTTGTTTTCCAAATCTTCCCTTGTATTATAACTGACGTCTAAAAGGCTTCTTAAAACATCTTCCAGGATAAGGAAATACGCTTTACAACGCTTAGCGGAATGCATGGTGGAAATGAGGGAGGATGGCAGAGCCAGTGCCAGTTGTGAAGacgtggggggcggggggcagggggagctggCCCAGGCTCATGGTGCCCATGGCGAGTGGGggttcctgctgctgctgctgcccctgaCAGCTTAACATGTTGGGCAGAGATTTCCCTGGCCCCAGGGTGACAGCGCTATTCCCACAGCCATTCTGGGGAGCGGGAGGGGACAGCTGCCAGAAGCCCAACAGGGAGGACAGGTCGAGGGAGGCAGGTATTGCTACGCTCACAACATCTGCAGGCAGCTCCCTGGGCAGGTTTATTTTACCAGCACTTCCCCTCGCCAGATCAAAACCTGGGCTGTGCTTGGGAGGTGACAGAGGCTCTTGCAGAGGCAAGTCCTCGAACAGATTGATACTGCAAAACCCTTTAGTATCTGCTTTGAGGGGCAGGCTTGCAAATTGGGCGGAGTATGAAGTAGAAGTGTTGCTGTGATtgggcagggctggaggacaGCCAGGGGACACCGAGGGGTGCAGGGAGGCAAGGGGCTCTAGCAGCAACTGAATAGGCTGGGGGGCCTGTTCTGGGGGGCTGAGGGTGAAGCTGTGGACCTCAGCCGGCAAGCTACTTGCAAGCCCGCTCTGGGCAGGCGCTCCTATGGGGAAAGGAGACGGCGGGGCAGCCTTCAGTTGAAACGGAGGCGAGGCGGGGTAGAGGGTGCTCGGAAGGTCTCCGGTCTGCAGACTCTCTTGCATCAGCTCCTCGGGGTGTGTCTTCTTGGTATGCCGGGTGAGGTGGTCCTTGCGCCCGAATCTCTGGGCGCAGAACTGGCACAGGAAGTCCTTGCATCCTGTGTGGACCACCAGGTGGCGTCGCACATCCTTCCGGGTGTAGAAGCGTCTTTCGCAGTGGTCGCATCGGTGCTTCTTTTCCTTGGTTCCGCTAGGGGGCTTTTCTTCCGCGTGCGCTTTGAGGTGATCCAGCAGCACCTCGGTGCTCCCCAGCTCCAGGGCGCAGACCCCACAGGTGAGGTCGGCCCCACTGGCCGCATGGAGGGCCAGGTGCCGCCTGTAGCCCAGCACGGTGTTGTACTTCTTCCCACACTTCTCACAGCCAAAGGCCATTTTGTTGGGGGCGTGCGTCTGGAGGTGGTTTTTCAGGTGGTCTTTCCGGTTGAACGTCTTCTTGCAGTGAGCACACATGTGAGATTTCTGGGGAGAATGGGTGGCCATGTGCCTGTGGCAGAAGGAAAAATTTCACAATAGAGAGTTGTTTTAAAGAAAGGTTTAGAAACAATATTACATCAaatcatattaatagttttctctgGGGTTTGGTATAGTTTTCACtgtaaaaatacttttctatgttttccaaaTACCTAAAAGTTTATAATTAGAAATCTGCatacattaagaaaatatgttCTCAAAGAATATTCTTATATAGGTGTGAAAATTGCAGTATGTCTTTAAGAGtgcttgttttttaaacaaatgcaagtacacaaatttaaaaatatgtgatcaagaaatatatttttcaggaacAAGTGGGTCTTTAATACTCTTTGGAAATTCCTGAATTTCCAAAAATGACCCAATTTGCCTTTTCCACCGAACCCTGTAACaccccccctacccccacccttaGTTTTAGGTTATTGTTCCTAACATAATTCCTGCATGGTCTCTGTTGATTGGGACAAAAAGTTCACGCCACAGACCCATGACTCTTAGGAGCCCCTTAAAAGTCTATCCTTAACCTTAGAGAAAGTGTCTAGTGCCAGCCCACCACCCTCGCTCTGCACTCAGCCTCATGCCTCCCGCGAGAGCTTCACACCAAGTCCTGGTTTCCTCTGTCTCATACATCCCTATCAGCCATCCCTATCAGCCGTCATCTCAGCTGTCTGCAGCCCCTGCTGCCATTTCTTCACCTTCCCTCTTAGACATCAACCCACTTCCTGCAGGTCACTGGTAATTTCACTGGCAAATTCAAAAGGACTTTTTCTAGAAAGACTAAGCTGCTACTCCTAACAGTTATAAGTCTGTCTTCAACCATGGCTTCACGGACAAGTCAATCCTAGTCAATCTGGAATTTCAAAACAgctcttttatatttatgtttgtaaAGCACAAATTCGTTTTGGAAAGCCATCACAATTCCTTCATATCTGTCATAGTTCAATTGAATTCCTAAAATCTAAACTCTACATtggcttttaaaaacttaatgatATAAGGAAACCCTGAGTTCGTCAACTTTAAAAAGGCTCATTTTAATAACTAAACCACCAAGCACCATATGTTAGAAGTTTATAAACAGAATCCTTCATTACAGTTTGCAGGTAC
This window contains:
- the PLAGL1 gene encoding zinc finger protein PLAGL1, which translates into the protein MASFSCQTCGKTFLTLGKLTIHSYSHTNERPHKCEQPDCDKAFASKYKLMRHMATHSPQKSHMCAHCKKTFNRKDHLKNHLQTHAPNKMAFGCEKCGKKYNTVLGYRRHLALHAASGADLTCGVCALELGSTEVLLDHLKAHAEEKPPSGTKEKKHRCDHCERRFYTRKDVRRHLVVHTGCKDFLCQFCAQRFGRKDHLTRHTKKTHPEELMQESLQTGDLPSTLYPASPPFQLKAAPPSPFPIGAPAQSGLASSLPAEVHSFTLSPPEQAPQPIQLLLEPLASLHPSVSPGCPPALPNHSNTSTSYSAQFASLPLKADTKGFCSINLFEDLPLQEPLSPPKHSPGFDLARGSAGKINLPRELPADVVSVAIPASLDLSSLLGFWQLSPPAPQNGCGNSAVTLGPGKSLPNMLSCQGQQQQQEPPLAMGTMSLGQLPLPPAPHVFTTGTGSAILPHFHHAFR